The Amycolatopsis japonica nucleotide sequence ACCCTGGGCGGTCCCCGGCGCCGTACCCGTGTTCAGCGGGCGGCCTTCGCGTAACGGCGGGCCAGCACGGCGAAAGCCTCCCGGAGTTCGGGCGGCCCGACGACCTCGATGTCGGCGTCGAACCGGCCGATACTCGCCGCGAGCCCGGCCCACGACCACGACCCCAGCACCAGACGGCACCGATCCGGCCCGAGTTCCTCCACGACACCGTCGCGGACGTAGTGGGACACCGTGGCCGCGGGGAGGTCGAGGATGACTTCCCCGCGGCACGGCCATTCGCCGGACTCGGACGCGCCACGGAACCGGCTCGCGACGAAGGTGGCGACGTCGGGGACCGGCAGCTCACGCGGTGTGAACCGCGGGCCGGTCGGGGTGCGCGGAGTGATCCGGTCGGCCCGGAAGGTGCGCCAATCCGCGCGGTCCAGATCCCAGGCGACGAGATACCAGCGGCCGTGCCAGGTCACGAGGTGATGCGGCTCGGCCCGGCGCAGCGCGTCCGCGTAGTCGAACCGCAGGATCTCGCGGGCGTGCACCGCCGCGCCGAGCGCGAGCAGGACGTCGCCGTCGACGCGGGGCTCCGACCGGCTCGCGGGCGATTCGACGGCGGTGACCCGCACCGTGTCGATCCGGCGCCGCAGCCGGGAGGGCATGACCTGGCGGACGGTGTGCAGCGCCCGCATCGCCGCCTCCTCGATGCCCGCGCCGCTGGTGGTGGCGATCTGGAGCGCGATGGCCAGCGCGACCGCCTGTTCGTCGTCGAACAGCAGCGGCGGCAGCTCGGACCCGGCGTCGAGCCGGTATCCGCCGTCGGGCCCCTTGATGGTCGCGATGGGGTAGCCGAGCTCGCGAAGCCTGTCGACGTCGCGCCGCACGGTGCGCGGGCTGATGTCGAGCCGCTCGGCCAGCAGCGCCCCCGGCCAGTCGCGGCGGGCCTGCAGCAACGAGAGCATCGACAGCAGTCGTGCGGAGGTCTTCGGCATGTTCTTCATAATGCCTGGAGTAGCGGCCACACCCTGTCCTCTACCCCTGCGAGAGTCGTGTCGTGCCAGAAAACGACAACACGGAGGGCCCGATGACCGCCACCATCCTCGACGCCGAACGCGCCGACCTGCTCGAAGCCCTCGACACCGTCCGCGCCACGCTGACCACCACCGTCCAGGGGCTCACGGACGAGCAGCTCGACGAACATCCGACGGTCAGCGAGCTGAGCCTCGGCGGGCTGATCAAACACGTCGCCTCGATCGAGGAGATGTGGCTGCGCTTCGTGGTCGAGGGACCGTCCGCGATGACCTACGACCTGCCGGAAGGCGTCACCTGGGCGGATCTCGGCGCCGGGACCGCCCGCGAGTTCCCGCAGTGGGCGATCGACCACCAGAACAACTTCAGGATGCTGCCCGGCGACACCCTCGCGGGGATCCTCGCGCGCTACGAGGAGGTGGCCGCGCGGACGAAGGAGATCGTCTCGTCGATCCCGGACCTTTCCGCGACGCATCCGCTTCCGGAGGCGCCCTGGAACCCGCCGGGCGCGGTGCGGAGCGTGCGCCGGGTGCTGGCGCACGTCATCGCCGAGACCGCGCAGCACGCGGGGCACGCCGACATCCTGCGGGAGAGCATCGACGGCCAGAAGTCGACCTGATCCCGCCCGCGGCCTCGTGAGCGGCGCCCCACCACGCCACTGCCACGCTCGCTCGCTCCTGCAGTACATGAAGGGGGCCTTCATGTACTTGGGGAAGGTGTGAAGGTCGAGTTTCCTCGGCTGAGCCGAGGGAAGGAGTCCTTCACGCGCGATCGCTGTGACTGCTGGGGCTGGTGTTGCCGCAGAGCCGCAGGTGGCGATCGTGTAGTCCGTGAAGGCCTCCTTCCCTACCTTCAGGGTAGGTAAGGAGGCCTTCGCGGGCTTGCGATCAGCTGCCACCCACATTCAGCAGGTACCTAGGACAGCCTTGGTTCTATTGAGGGGTAGGGCAAACGTGGCGTGGTCGGTGCGGGTGGTCGTGAGTGGTGTTTCGGGTTCTAACCCGAAACGCCACTCACGACCCGTGCTTGACCAGGGCTGAAGGCTCCCTTCACCGCATGAGACGTGGTGAAGGGAGCCTTCACACCATCGCTGGCCCCGCCCGCGAACACGACACGTTCGACCTTCGCGCCAATAACCGTCCTCGCCACTCACGAGGGGGCATAGCTTGCTCACAGCTTCCTGCCGTAGGGTCCCGGCCCGTCGGCGGCCGGTGATCGTGGTGGTGGTTGTGTGCGGGAGACGGAGCGGCGGTTCCGCCCGGAAATCCAGGGACTGCGGGCGCTCGCATGTGTGCTGGTGGTCGTCTACCACGTGTGGCTCGGCCGAATCTCCGGCGGCGTCGACGCGTTCTTCCTGATCTCCGGGTTCCTCGTCACCGGTCAGCTCTACCGCGCGGCGTCGCGCGGGAAGATCGAGTACCGGCCGAT carries:
- a CDS encoding helix-turn-helix transcriptional regulator encodes the protein MPKTSARLLSMLSLLQARRDWPGALLAERLDISPRTVRRDVDRLRELGYPIATIKGPDGGYRLDAGSELPPLLFDDEQAVALAIALQIATTSGAGIEEAAMRALHTVRQVMPSRLRRRIDTVRVTAVESPASRSEPRVDGDVLLALGAAVHAREILRFDYADALRRAEPHHLVTWHGRWYLVAWDLDRADWRTFRADRITPRTPTGPRFTPRELPVPDVATFVASRFRGASESGEWPCRGEVILDLPAATVSHYVRDGVVEELGPDRCRLVLGSWSWAGLAASIGRFDADIEVVGPPELREAFAVLARRYAKAAR
- a CDS encoding DinB family protein, which translates into the protein MTATILDAERADLLEALDTVRATLTTTVQGLTDEQLDEHPTVSELSLGGLIKHVASIEEMWLRFVVEGPSAMTYDLPEGVTWADLGAGTAREFPQWAIDHQNNFRMLPGDTLAGILARYEEVAARTKEIVSSIPDLSATHPLPEAPWNPPGAVRSVRRVLAHVIAETAQHAGHADILRESIDGQKST